The nucleotide window CGGCGCGTTGGCGGTCGACGATCGAGTCGTTCACGTTCCGGCGTGGCTGTTTCTCTCGCTCTGCTGAACCACGCCGTCTCCCCGCTCGGCCAAACCCGGAACAGGCGGCCGCCTGCCGTGACCTTTTGCCCACCACACCCGACGGACGGGTATGGAACCCGATCCGGACCGGTTCGAGTCGCGTCGCTCCACCGTCTACGGCCAGCGAGGCGTGGTCGCAACGAGCCAGCCGCTCGCGGCCCAAGCCGGCCTCTCGACGATGGAGGACGGCGGCAACGCCTTCGACGCCGCGGTGGCGACGGCGGCGGCGTTGAACGTCGTCGAGCCAACGTCGACGGGGCTGGGCGGCGACGTGTTCGCGCTGTACCGCACGGCCGACGGCGAGGTGGGGGCGATGCGGTCGTGTGGCCACGCGCCCGCCGACGCCACGATCGACAACGTCCGGCAGGCCGTCGCGGACGACCCGGAGACGGACGCCGACGAGCCGAGCGAGGCGACGATGCCGGACACGGGCCCGCACACGGTGACGGTGCCCGGGACCGCCAGAGGGTGGGAGGTCACCGCCGAGCGGTTCGGCGAGAAGTCGCTGTCGGAGCTGCTCCAGCCGGCGATCCGGTACGCCACGGAGGGGTACCCCGTCTCGGAGCTGATCGCGGGCGCTTGGAGCCACGCCGAGGAGCTGTTCACGGACGACAACGCCCGCGAGGCGTACCTGTTCGACGGGGAGTCGCCGGACGTGGGCCAGACGGCGACGCTGCCGCGGCTCGGCGAGTCGCTCCAACAGATCGCCGACCGGGGCGCCGACGTGGTGTACGAGGGCGAGATCGCGGAGCAGATCGCCGAGGAGGTGCAGTCACACGGGGGGTTCATGACCGTCGACGATCTCGCGGAGTTCGAGCCGGAGTTCCCCGACCCCGTCTCGACGACGTACAACGGGACGGAGGTGTACGAGCTCCCGCCGAACAACCAGGGGCTGATCGCGTTGGAGGCGCTGAACGTCGCCGAGGAGATCGGCGCCGGCGACAACCCGTTGGACTCGCCCGAACGAGTGCACGCCTTCGCGGAGGCGATGAAGGTCGCCTTCGAGGACGGCCACCACTACATCACGGATCCGGAGTACGAGGACCACCCGCCGCTGGGGTCGAAAGAGTGGGCGCGCGACCGGGCGGAGCTGATCGGCGACACCGCGAACCACGACGTGACGTTCGGCGTGCCGGACGCGAACGCGGAAGACGCCGACACGGTGTTGCTGTGTACCGCCGACGACGCAGGCAACGTCGTGGCGTACATCAACTCTCGGTTCGCCGGGTTCGGGAGCGGACTCGTCGCGGGCGACACCGGAATCGCGCTCCAGAACCGTGGGTCGTCGTTCTCGTTGGATCCGGACCACCCCAACAGTCTGGCGCCCGGCAAGCGCCCGTTCCACACCCTGATACCGGCGCTCGCGGACTTCGCGCCCGAGGGTGACCGCGAAGACTGGGCCGCGTTCGGCGTGATGGGCGGTTACATGCAGCCGCAGGGCCACCTCCAGGTGATCTCGAACGTCGTCGACTACGGGCTGCCGTTGCAGGCCGCGTTGGACCGGCCGCGGTGGCGCTACCGCGAGGACGGCTCGCTGGCGGTCGAGCCGCAGTTCGACGGCCACACTGCGGGCAAGCTCGTCCGAAAAGGCCACGAGGTGCAGACGCTGCCGCCGTCGTTGTTCGGCGGGGCCCAGATCGTCCGCAGCGAGGACGGGACGCTGTCGGCCGCGACCGAACCGCGGAAAGACGGGAACGCGGTCGGGTACTGAACAGTCACGGTCGCGGGAGCGTCCGCGACCGGGGTCGTCACTGGGTCGCCGCAGTTCAGATCGCGGAGCCGAGGTCGATCTGGCCGGCGCCCTGTTCGTTGCTCGAGAGCCCCAGGTCCGTCGCAGTGTTCTTCAGTCGCTGCCGGGCCTGGCTCGCGGAGTAGCCCTCGGCCATCAGCACCGCGGCCGCGCCGGAGACGTGCGGACAGGCCATCGAGGTGCCCGACAACACCTCCGTCCCGCCGCCGGCCCGCGTCGACAGCACGCCCTCGCCGGGCGCGGTGAGTTCGACCTCCGGCCCGGTCGAGGAGAAGCCCGCCAGACTCTCCCGGTCGTCGACCGCCGAGACGGCGACCGTCTCGTCCAACGCCGCCGGGTAGCCGACACAGTCTCGACACGGCCCGGAGTTGCCGGCCGCGGTAGACAGGAACACGCCGGCACCGGCGGCGTA belongs to Halobaculum sp. MBLA0143 and includes:
- a CDS encoding gamma-glutamyltransferase family protein, which produces MEPDPDRFESRRSTVYGQRGVVATSQPLAAQAGLSTMEDGGNAFDAAVATAAALNVVEPTSTGLGGDVFALYRTADGEVGAMRSCGHAPADATIDNVRQAVADDPETDADEPSEATMPDTGPHTVTVPGTARGWEVTAERFGEKSLSELLQPAIRYATEGYPVSELIAGAWSHAEELFTDDNAREAYLFDGESPDVGQTATLPRLGESLQQIADRGADVVYEGEIAEQIAEEVQSHGGFMTVDDLAEFEPEFPDPVSTTYNGTEVYELPPNNQGLIALEALNVAEEIGAGDNPLDSPERVHAFAEAMKVAFEDGHHYITDPEYEDHPPLGSKEWARDRAELIGDTANHDVTFGVPDANAEDADTVLLCTADDAGNVVAYINSRFAGFGSGLVAGDTGIALQNRGSSFSLDPDHPNSLAPGKRPFHTLIPALADFAPEGDREDWAAFGVMGGYMQPQGHLQVISNVVDYGLPLQAALDRPRWRYREDGSLAVEPQFDGHTAGKLVRKGHEVQTLPPSLFGGAQIVRSEDGTLSAATEPRKDGNAVGY